A single region of the Drosophila takahashii strain IR98-3 E-12201 chromosome 2R, DtakHiC1v2, whole genome shotgun sequence genome encodes:
- the kermit gene encoding PDZ domain-containing protein GIPC3: MPLFTRKSPKQGSTADGGSQFGSRSSMNSGSSQGSHISNNNNNNGIPEKTKPPLVFHCQLAHGSPTGLIHDFSSVRELYQKIAECFDISEKDILFCTLNSHKVDMTRLLGGQIGLDDFIFAHRKGRPKEIEIVKSQDALGLTITDNGAGYAFIKRIKEDSIIDRIEHICVGDHIEKLNGQNMVGKRHYEVARMLKDIATGETFTLRLVEPVRSGFQGIGPRSQSRASGSAGGKNYGSGKETLRFKANGNAQIEPQFDEATVAGIEAINNLLESFMGINDTELASQIWDLGDQKSNSMDFAEAIDNSDLESFGFTDDFIIELWGAITDARRKSTTSPK, translated from the coding sequence ATGCCGCTCTTCACGAGAAAATCACCCAAACAGGGATCCACCGCAGATGGGGGCTCCCAGTTCGGTAGTCGCTCCTCCATGAACTCCGGATCTTCGCAGGGCAGCCACATcagcaataacaataacaacaacggcaTTCCGGAGAAGACGAAGCCACCGCTGGTCTTCCACTGCCAACTGGCCCACGGCAGTCCCACCGGCCTCATCCATGACTTCTCCAGCGTTCGAGAGCTATACCAGAAGATAGCCGAGTGCTTCGATATATCCGAGAAGGACATCCTCTTCTGCACCCTCAACTCGCACAAGGTGGACATGACGCGTCTGCTGGGCGGTCAGATCGGCCTGGATGACTTCATCTTTGCCCATCGCAAGGGTCGTCCCAAGGAGATTGAGATTGTAAAGTCCCAGGACGCCCTGGGTCTCACGATCACGGACAACGGTGCCGGCTACGCCTTCATAAAGCGGATCAAGGAGGACTCGATTATCGATCGCATCGAGCACATCTGCGTGGGCGATCACATCGAGAAGCTGAATGGCCAGAATATGGTGGGCAAGCGGCACTACGAGGTGGCTCGCATGCTGAAGGACATAGCCACCGGCGAGACCTTCACCCTCCGCCTGGTGGAGCCGGTGAGGAGCGGCTTCCAGGGCATCGGACCGCGCAGCCAGTCGAGGGCGTCGGGATCGGCGGGCGGGAAGAACTATGGGAGCGGCAAGGAGACGCTGCGTTTCAAGGCCAATGGCAATGCCCAGATCGAGCCGCAGTTCGATGAGGCGACAGTGGCCGGGATCGAGGCCATCAACAATCTGCTGGAGTCCTTTATGGGAATCAATGACACGGAGCTGGCGTCCCAGATCTGGGATTTGGGCGATCAAAAGTCCAACTCGATGGACTTCGCCGAGGCCATCGACAACTCGGACCTGGAGTCCTTCGGCTTCACGGATGACTTCATCATCGAGCTGTGGGGTGCCATAACGGATGCCCGGCGCAAGTCCACGACCAGTCCCAAGTAA